Proteins from one Brevibacillus humidisoli genomic window:
- a CDS encoding tetratricopeptide repeat protein, with protein sequence MELLDLNATSVLCGLAVVLMTAFIRLHWPFRFQYIGSMFRRKPDRLMRWLEASYRKNRSRSVAMLDKSTHEIMSGNYEQAEQCVAEGLALCKNSPTLFHQAMIHYLFYNLSTIYFYQGKYKDALEVAFRVFERDNRLFNALGVIICAYARMGEVQGAWEMYQLLPQKRVRVELRLFCLAEIEAAKGDYGRAVHYLHRLIGQHYFMTMHLNHEQIEKRISEWTKASSHVG encoded by the coding sequence ATGGAACTTCTCGATCTAAACGCGACATCGGTCCTCTGCGGTCTGGCCGTTGTTTTGATGACTGCCTTTATTCGCCTGCACTGGCCGTTTCGTTTTCAATATATAGGGTCTATGTTTCGACGCAAACCGGATCGACTCATGCGTTGGCTGGAAGCTTCTTATCGGAAAAACCGATCCCGATCGGTTGCCATGCTAGATAAGTCGACTCACGAAATCATGTCCGGCAATTACGAGCAGGCGGAACAATGCGTCGCCGAGGGGCTTGCTCTCTGCAAGAATTCACCGACGCTGTTTCACCAAGCGATGATCCATTACCTGTTTTACAATCTCTCAACCATCTACTTCTATCAGGGAAAGTATAAAGACGCATTAGAAGTGGCCTTTCGCGTCTTTGAGCGTGACAACCGGCTGTTTAACGCGCTGGGGGTGATCATCTGCGCCTACGCCCGGATGGGGGAGGTACAAGGAGCATGGGAGATGTATCAACTGCTGCCGCAAAAGCGTGTCCGGGTTGAACTACGCCTGTTCTGCCTAGCGGAGATTGAGGCGGCAAAAGGCGATTACGGCAGAGCGGTTCACTACCTGCACCGTCTGATCGGACAGCATTACTTCATGACGATGCACTTGAATCATGAGCAAATCGAAAAGCGAATCAGTGAATGGACAAAAGCCTCATCCCACGTCGGATGA